A genomic segment from Acipenser ruthenus unplaced genomic scaffold, fAciRut3.2 maternal haplotype, whole genome shotgun sequence encodes:
- the LOC117970435 gene encoding cyclin-L2-like, with amino-acid sequence MAAGEAGFAGTPAEGILIGEKRYSGVKLTLDNCLLPRELLSQTPSAAHGLRPDTEAELRREGCELIQAAGILLKLPQVAMATGQILFQRFFYCKSFVKHSMEYIGMACLHLASKIEEEPRRVRDVLNVFHRLRQIKQRRKLSPLPLDVSYIFLKNQVIKAERRVLKELGFCVHVKHPHKIIVMYIQVLELEKNKSLVQTAWNYMNDSLRTDVFVRFDPESIACACVYLAARALQIPLPNQPHWFLLFGVEEEGIREICQRILQLYLPCKTPLSSLEQLVQQCRLALDEARTQTKRLLPNGTPKLETPAGFSPASKTGSPVEGKAPRRSPLSLQAVKNLRRRLDEEERRARSRSPVVRKGRGHSAQRSSAHPGSPARSLKRRRSRSMCSHSASSSRRRGRSSSSPSRSRSDSPPPPRPPRRERRGGRERRPEHREGPPRSRERR; translated from the exons ATGGCGGCCGGTGAGGCGGGTTTTGCCGGCACTCCGGCCGAGGGGATCCTGATTGGAGAGAAGCGCTACTCCGGAGTGAAGCTGACCCTGGATAACTGCCTGCTTCCCAGGGAGCTACTCTCCCAAACCCCGTCGGCGGCTCACGGCCTGCGGCCCGACACCGAAGCAGAGCTCCGGCGGGAGGGCTGCGAGCTGATCCAGGCCGCGGGGATCCTGCTCAAACTGCCGCAG GTTGCCATGGCCACCGGGCAGATCCTGTTCCAGCGATTCTTTTACTGCAAATCATTTGTGAAGCACTCCATGGag TACATCGGCATGGCCTGCCTGCACCTCGCCTCGAAGATCGAAGAGGAGCCGCGGAGAGTGCGGGACGTCCTGAACGTGTTCCACCGGCTGAGGCAGATCAAGCAGCGCCG GAAGCTGTCTCCTCTGCCTCTGGATGTGAGTTACATCTTCCTGAAGAATCAGGTGATCAAAGCGGAGCGGCGTGTGCTGAAGGAGCTGGGCTTCTGTGTGCACGTCAAGCACCCGCACAAG ATCATCGTGATGTACATTCAGGTTCTGGAGCTCGAAAAGAACAAGAGCCTGGTGCAGACAGCCTG GAACTACATGAATGACAGCCTGCGCACCGACGTGTTTGTGCGCTTCGACCCCGAGAGCATCGCCTGTGCGTGTGTGTACCTGGCAGCACGGGCCCTGCAG ATCCCGCTGCCCAACCAGCCGCACTGGTTCCTGCTGTTCGGAGTGGAAGAGGAGGGGATCCGAGAGATCTGCCAGAGGATACTGCAGCTGTACCTGCCCTGCaag actcctctctcctctctggagCAGCTGGTGCAGCAGTGCCGACTGGCCCTGGACGAGGCGCGCACGCAGACCAAGAGGCTGCTGCCCAACGGGACCCCCAAACTGGAGACCCCCGCGGGCTTCTCCCCCGCATCCAAGACCG gcTCCCCGGTGGAAGGGAAGGCTCCGCGtcggtctcctctctctcttcaggCTGTGAAGAATCTCCGGCGCCGGCTGGACGAGGAGGAGAGGCGGGCGAGATCACGCAGCCCCGTCGTCAG GAAGGGGCGTGGTCACAGTGCTCAGCGCAGCTCCGCTCACCCTGGCTCTCCTGCACGCAGCCTGAAGCGCAG GAGAAGCCGCAGCATGTGCTCCCACAGCGCCTCCTCTTCCAGACGCAGGGGGCGCAGCAGCTCCTCCCCGTCCCGCAGCCGCAGCgactcccccccgcccccgagacccCCCCGGAGAGAGCGGCGAGGAGGCAGGGAGAGGAGACCGGAGCACAGAGAGGGGCCCCCGCGCTCCCGGGAGAGACGCTAG